GTACGAGAGTAGATTCAGAAATTCGTGACTGTTATTATGTCAGGATGGATTCACAGGGTGACATGCTGGCTGAGGGATTATGCAGACATTACGGCGAGACAAAAGCTTCGATGACGGAggctataaataaatattttcccatgTACGTATCCAGAAAAATTGGTGAAGTAATTCTCGCAaagtgacgaaaaaaaaatccaatctcCTCTGTTAATGATCGTCGGTTTTTAAATGAGTTTCAATTCCACTAATTACAATGTCATACCTCGTGGATGTcaatttggatattttttgtatatttatttttggtatAGGGATTTTTGAAGGAGGGGGTAAGAGATCGTTTGGGTTCAATTGTAGGTGATCCACAAGTGTTGGAACTAGATCTTCTACTATCGAGCACTTCACAACGCATTATTAGCGTTACATGTTAATACTGAAGTATATCGTAAATGACTACTCTACCTTCATAAGTAATAACTGCTTCCAAATTAACCATATGTCTGATAATATGATAGTCATCAGAAATTCCATTTCCCCCGAGCATATCCCTAGCAACTCTGGCAATGTTGATGGCTTTAGCAGCAGAGTTTCTTTTTATCATTGATATCATCTCTGGCGTAGCCCTGAAACAATTAGCCATATGCATGAGTGATTATTGTCCTTGATAAAGGCTGTAAAatgttcactgaatttttttttccatctctaGATAACTCACTTGCCCTCGTCCTTGAGCCGGCCAACGCGCAGGCATCCCTGCAGACCGATGGCTATTTCCATCATCATGTCAGCTAATTTCTTCTGTATCAATTGATTAGCTGCCAATGGTCTGTTGAACTGCTTACGCTCTAACACGTAGGTGTTTGCGAGTTTCAGACATTGCTCCGCTGCACCTAGTGCACCCCATGCTATTCCGTAACGTGCATGGTTTAGACAGGTAAATGGGCCCTAAATAAAATGCAATTAACTTGAAGATTCGATTGAGAAAGTTTATTCAAAATTGCcagcattgaaaaaataaaagtcagGGTTGTTTTCTATTGAGAGACAAATTTATAACATTTATCTCTATAATAGTGGGTTAATGGTCTGTATCCACCTTAACTGTCTAGTTTAGATTTATTTCCAGAAACGAAATCTTTCTGATAAACTGAAGTCCGACTGAAGCTGACTGTTTCATCAGTTCTACGTTAATTAATACCGatagatttattttcatttcgtttTATTTACCTTAAGACCAGAAGCGTTAGGAAGTAAGTTAGTTTCAGGAATAATGACTTCGTCCATTAGGATCATTCCAGTTGGAGAAGCCCGTAAAGACACTTTCCCCTCAATTTTAGGAGTACTTAATTTAGATTCATTGTCTTTTCTCTCGGCTATGAATCCTCGAATTTGTCCATCCTCAGTTCTTGCCCAAATGACGAGTAGATCTGCGATAGGGGAGTTTGTGatcctgaaaaaattattgaaatgtctTTGAAACAAACAGCCTAAGCACATTATTTTACGAATTTACTCACCATGTCTTGTTACCACTGAGTTTGTAGACTTTTCTACTAGCATCGTAGACGGCTTTAGTCTCCATTCCAGCAGGATCGCTTCCATGGTTGGGTTCGGTCAGACCGAAGCATCCGATAACGTCTCCAGCGACTGGAAACATCAATAAtaaacttttaaaaaatcggaGAGATCATTTGATGATATTTTGCAGAGGGATAATTTATTCTGATTCTTTATTTCAATTCTTCACCACACTTGAAAATAATGGGCTTATTTTGTCCCATTGATTAAGCCACCACCAGTTTTCAGTGCATAATGTAGTTAatatgacgtgaaatattCGTAGGTTGGAGAACTCGAATAATTATCTACATGAACCGAGTTAAATCGGCTTTCATTAATGACTCTTGATTTAATTCCACCTTTTAGTTAAAAAAAGCCCTCAGTATTCTTCTTCGAATGCACCAGTCAGTGAGACGATTACAGTACAATtaggaaattaaattaataaacgcATTACCGAGTTTTGGTAAATATTTGTCTTTTTGCTCTTGGCTTCCCCAGGAGTCGATGGCAACAGCGGCTAGATTTTGTACTGAGAATGAAGACCTGTATCCACTGTCCACAGATTCAATCTCTTTGGTAATGAGCCCATAAGCTACTGAGGAAACTCCCGCGGCCCCATAGCCCTTCAGAGTCGGACAGAGAACCCCGAGGGAGCCCAGTTCCTTAATAATTTCCTTATGAAAATGCTCATTCCTGAATGCATTTAAAATCCTCGGCTGGAGCTTCTCCTGGCAGTAAGAGCGGAACTGATCACGTATTATTATCTCATCTTGAGTGTACTGGGACTCGAT
This genomic stretch from Diachasmimorpha longicaudata isolate KC_UGA_2023 chromosome 6, iyDiaLong2, whole genome shotgun sequence harbors:
- the LOC135163579 gene encoding glutaryl-CoA dehydrogenase, mitochondrial, whose amino-acid sequence is MAIRVQTKILNIARNYRSETARRLSVSAVLKNGKAIFNWQDPFDIESQYTQDEIIIRDQFRSYCQEKLQPRILNAFRNEHFHKEIIKELGSLGVLCPTLKGYGAAGVSSVAYGLITKEIESVDSGYRSSFSVQNLAAVAIDSWGSQEQKDKYLPKLVAGDVIGCFGLTEPNHGSDPAGMETKAVYDASRKVYKLSGNKTWITNSPIADLLVIWARTEDGQIRGFIAERKDNESKLSTPKIEGKVSLRASPTGMILMDEVIIPETNLLPNASGLKGPFTCLNHARYGIAWGALGAAEQCLKLANTYVLERKQFNRPLAANQLIQKKLADMMMEIAIGLQGCLRVGRLKDEGKATPEMISMIKRNSAAKAINIARVARDMLGGNGISDDYHIIRHMVNLEAVITYEGTDDIHSLILGRAITGIPAFAG